The Kitasatospora sp. NBC_00374 genome has a segment encoding these proteins:
- a CDS encoding helix-turn-helix domain-containing protein, which yields MAETLKKGSRVTGAAREKLAADLKKKYDSGASIRALAEETGRSYGFVHRMLSESGVNLRGRGGATRGKSKATAAAGS from the coding sequence GTGGCCGAGACTCTGAAAAAGGGCAGCCGGGTGACAGGTGCCGCGCGTGAGAAGCTCGCGGCCGATCTGAAGAAGAAGTACGACTCCGGGGCGAGCATTCGCGCGCTGGCGGAGGAGACGGGCCGCTCCTACGGCTTCGTGCACCGCATGCTGAGTGAGTCCGGGGTCAATCTCCGCGGCCGCGGCGGTGCGACGCGTGGCAAGAGCAAGGCTACTGCCGCTGCGGGTTCCTGA
- a CDS encoding neutral zinc metallopeptidase — protein sequence MHPWAPRRFRTARGISGGMPTVGGGAAGLDLPADRYTGVPLAADGRGHHPGAGRRVGGRRSAVGDDRIRQRATGRVNPGAWTPGSSAQRRPWSTTGYRTRDPTRCTPCRGRPTVLAAGRQCELPLWSDMGLF from the coding sequence ATGCACCCCTGGGCACCTCGCAGGTTCAGGACCGCCCGGGGGATTTCCGGCGGGATGCCGACGGTCGGTGGCGGCGCGGCGGGACTGGACCTGCCGGCCGACCGCTACACCGGGGTGCCCCTCGCAGCTGACGGACGCGGACACCACCCGGGCGCTGGACGCCGCGTCGGCGGTCGGCGGTCGGCGGTCGGCGACGACCGGATCCGGCAGCGGGCCACCGGCCGGGTCAACCCCGGGGCCTGGACGCCCGGTTCCTCCGCGCAGCGCAGACCGTGGTCCACCACCGGGTACCGGACCCGAGACCCGACGCGGTGCACGCCGTGCCGCGGGCGGCCGACGGTGCTCGCCGCCGGTCGTCAGTGCGAACTGCCACTTTGGAGTGACATGGGGCTTTTCTGA
- a CDS encoding alkaline shock response membrane anchor protein AmaP gives MSRTAVNRTVLAVVGVLLLAGGLLVLAGGLDLYARVHLSMPRRWPYLTPDHPLLGEAARTRWVHRAWWWPVAIAVPAVIVAGALAWLFTQLRRTGPGSLELAPPAAATTVRVRGRAVEDALETGTVALPGVERVTVRLVGRRRGRPVVVRAAVRLKAGGAPGALLTDYSAGPLAQVRSSLGLADLRSELRLRVAGRRPARTRGRRSPRVT, from the coding sequence GTGAGCCGAACCGCCGTGAACCGGACCGTGCTGGCCGTGGTCGGGGTGCTGTTGCTGGCCGGTGGACTGCTGGTGCTGGCCGGGGGCCTGGACCTGTACGCCCGGGTCCACCTCTCGATGCCGCGGCGGTGGCCGTACCTCACCCCGGACCACCCGCTGCTCGGCGAGGCCGCCCGGACCCGCTGGGTGCACCGGGCCTGGTGGTGGCCGGTCGCGATCGCCGTTCCCGCGGTGATCGTCGCCGGTGCCCTGGCGTGGCTGTTCACGCAGCTGCGGCGGACCGGGCCGGGCTCGCTGGAGCTGGCCCCGCCCGCCGCCGCGACGACGGTACGGGTGCGCGGTCGCGCGGTCGAGGACGCGCTGGAGACCGGTACGGTCGCGCTGCCCGGGGTCGAGCGGGTCACCGTCCGGCTGGTGGGCCGCCGCCGCGGGCGGCCGGTGGTGGTCCGGGCGGCGGTCCGGCTGAAGGCGGGCGGGGCCCCGGGCGCCCTGCTGACGGACTACTCGGCCGGCCCGCTGGCCCAGGTGCGCAGCAGTCTGGGGCTGGCGGACCTGCGCTCCGAGCTGCGGCTGCGGGTCGCGGGCCGGCGTCCGGCCCGCACCCGCGGCCGTCGCAGCCCCCGGGTGACCTGA
- a CDS encoding DUF6286 domain-containing protein: MSPEERPAETPPAETRPAEELPDERRPKITAPRSPRTALTFVVVVAVLVLAGALLYDVIAVRTGHRARPWRARVARELADRQLDDTWVLVGAGVAVLLGLLLLWQAFAAGERRWLPLRVPGALIDRSGVAALISDRAAELPQVQAVQVRVGRGRTRVRITGAADPVGVQKALRAELARIPLAEPNRLDVRTRGPRPYHPHAVDRPYTVDQPQTGEQSHQEARP; this comes from the coding sequence GTGAGCCCCGAGGAGCGACCGGCCGAGACGCCGCCCGCGGAGACCCGGCCCGCCGAGGAGCTGCCGGACGAGCGGCGGCCGAAGATCACCGCTCCGCGCTCGCCGCGGACTGCCCTCACCTTCGTCGTGGTGGTGGCCGTCCTGGTGCTGGCCGGCGCACTGCTCTACGACGTGATCGCGGTCCGTACCGGTCACCGGGCCAGGCCCTGGCGGGCCCGGGTGGCCCGGGAGCTGGCCGACCGGCAGCTGGACGACACCTGGGTGCTTGTCGGCGCGGGGGTCGCGGTGCTGCTGGGGCTGCTGCTGCTCTGGCAGGCCTTCGCGGCCGGGGAACGGCGCTGGCTGCCGCTGCGGGTGCCGGGCGCGCTGATCGACCGTTCCGGGGTGGCCGCGCTGATCTCGGACCGGGCGGCCGAGCTGCCCCAGGTGCAGGCCGTCCAGGTCCGGGTCGGCCGCGGCCGCACGCGCGTGCGGATCACCGGAGCGGCGGATCCGGTGGGCGTCCAGAAGGCGCTGCGGGCGGAACTGGCCCGGATCCCGCTGGCGGAGCCCAACCGGCTCGACGTCCGTACCCGGGGGCCCCGCCCGTACCACCCGCACGCCGTGGACCGGCCGTACACCGTGGACCAGCCGCAGACCGGGGAGCAGTCGCACCAGGAGGCCCGACCGTGA
- a CDS encoding Asp23/Gls24 family envelope stress response protein: MPQTPTPADLQKSAPEHGTGRTVTTERGRTALAVGVVEKIAGMAAREVAGIHALGSGFSRTFSAMRDRVPGGKSSIGRGIKAEVGERQTAIDIALVVEYGVVIPRLAAEVRENIIAAVERMTGLEVVEVNIAVNDVHLPDEPDEAEEEETVSSVSRPRVQ; the protein is encoded by the coding sequence ATGCCGCAGACCCCGACCCCCGCCGACCTCCAGAAGAGCGCCCCCGAGCACGGCACCGGCCGCACCGTGACGACCGAGCGGGGCCGTACGGCACTGGCCGTCGGCGTGGTCGAGAAGATCGCCGGGATGGCCGCCCGGGAGGTCGCCGGCATCCATGCGCTCGGCTCCGGCTTCTCGCGGACCTTCAGCGCGATGCGGGACCGCGTCCCCGGCGGGAAGTCGAGCATCGGCCGCGGGATCAAGGCGGAGGTCGGCGAGCGGCAGACGGCGATCGACATCGCCCTGGTGGTCGAGTACGGGGTGGTCATCCCCCGACTGGCGGCCGAGGTGCGGGAGAACATCATCGCGGCCGTGGAGCGGATGACCGGCCTGGAGGTGGTCGAGGTCAACATCGCCGTCAACGACGTCCACCTGCCCGACGAGCCGGACGAGGCCGAGGAGGAGGAGACCGTCTCCTCCGTCAGTCGCCCCCGGGTCCAGTAG
- the abc-f gene encoding ribosomal protection-like ABC-F family protein, with product MISATALELRAGARVLIESASFRIAPGDRIGLVGRNGAGKTTLTKVLAGEGLPAGGTVTNSGQVGYLPQDPRTGDLDVLARDRILSARGLDTVLKKMRENEDRMANGKGATRDKAMKKYSALETEFLTKGGYAAEAEAATIAAALGLPDRILGQELHTLSGGQRRRVELARILFSDADILLLDEPTNHLDADSIAWLRDFLKTYKGGFIVISHDVDLVETVVNKVFYLDANRAAIDIYNMGWKQYKQQREDDEKRRKRERANAEKKAATLNSQADKMRAKATKTVAAQNMARRAEKLLAGLEQVRVSDKVAKLRFPDPAPCGKTPLTAEGLSKSYGSLEIFTDVGLAIDRGSRVVILGLNGAGKTTLLRMLAGVEEPDTGEVIAGHGLKIGYYAQEHETLDPERSVLENMRSAAPDTDLVQIRKILGSFLFSGDDVDKPAGVLSGGEKTRLALASLVVSSANVLLLDEPTNNLDPASREEILGALRSFSGAVVLVTHDEGAVDALQPERIILLPDGVEDLWSPAYHDLVSLA from the coding sequence ATGATTTCCGCCACCGCCCTGGAGCTGCGCGCCGGCGCCCGCGTCCTGATCGAGTCCGCCAGTTTCCGGATCGCCCCGGGCGACCGGATCGGCCTGGTCGGCCGCAACGGCGCCGGCAAGACCACCCTGACCAAGGTGCTGGCCGGCGAGGGCCTGCCGGCCGGCGGCACGGTGACCAACTCCGGCCAGGTCGGCTACCTTCCGCAGGACCCGCGCACCGGTGACCTCGACGTGCTGGCCCGCGACCGGATCCTCTCCGCCCGCGGCCTCGACACCGTGCTGAAGAAGATGCGCGAGAACGAGGACCGGATGGCGAACGGCAAGGGCGCCACCCGCGATAAGGCGATGAAGAAGTACTCCGCGCTGGAGACGGAGTTCCTCACCAAGGGCGGCTACGCCGCCGAGGCCGAGGCCGCCACCATCGCGGCCGCGCTCGGTCTGCCGGACCGCATCCTCGGCCAGGAGCTGCACACCCTCTCCGGTGGCCAGCGCCGCCGGGTCGAGCTGGCCCGGATCCTGTTCTCGGACGCCGACATCCTGCTGCTGGACGAGCCGACCAACCACCTGGACGCCGACTCGATCGCCTGGCTGCGCGACTTCCTGAAGACCTACAAGGGCGGCTTCATCGTCATCTCGCACGACGTCGACCTGGTCGAGACCGTCGTCAACAAGGTCTTCTACCTGGACGCCAACCGCGCGGCCATCGACATCTACAACATGGGCTGGAAGCAGTACAAGCAGCAGCGCGAGGACGACGAGAAGCGCCGCAAGCGCGAGCGCGCCAACGCCGAGAAGAAGGCCGCGACCCTCAACTCGCAGGCCGACAAGATGCGGGCGAAGGCGACCAAGACCGTCGCCGCGCAGAACATGGCCCGCCGGGCCGAGAAGCTGCTGGCCGGCCTGGAGCAGGTCCGGGTCTCGGACAAGGTCGCCAAGCTGCGCTTCCCCGACCCGGCCCCGTGCGGCAAGACCCCGCTGACGGCCGAGGGGCTGTCCAAGTCCTACGGTTCGCTGGAGATCTTCACCGACGTGGGCCTGGCGATCGACCGCGGCTCCCGGGTGGTCATCCTCGGCCTCAACGGCGCCGGCAAGACCACCCTGCTGCGGATGCTGGCGGGGGTCGAGGAGCCGGACACCGGTGAGGTGATCGCCGGCCACGGTCTGAAGATCGGCTACTACGCTCAGGAGCACGAGACGCTCGACCCCGAGCGCTCGGTGCTGGAGAACATGCGCTCGGCCGCCCCGGACACCGACCTGGTGCAGATCCGCAAGATCCTCGGCTCGTTCCTGTTCTCCGGCGACGACGTCGACAAGCCCGCCGGTGTGCTCTCCGGTGGCGAGAAGACCCGGCTGGCGCTCGCCTCGCTGGTGGTCTCCAGCGCCAACGTGCTGCTGCTCGACGAGCCCACCAACAACCTCGACCCGGCCAGCCGCGAGGAGATCCTCGGTGCGCTGCGCTCGTTCAGCGGCGCGGTGGTGCTGGTGACCCACGACGAGGGTGCGGTGGACGCGCTCCAGCCGGAGCGGATCATCCTGCTGCCCGACGGTGTCGAGGACCTCTGGAGCCCGGCGTACCACGACCTGGTCTCGCTCGCCTGA
- a CDS encoding enoyl-CoA hydratase/isomerase family protein, which translates to MTAPAAHPDSQQWEEDGVRLELDGELALVTLCHAKRRNAQSPAMWRALAAVGRSLPGTVRVVLLRAEGVSFSAGLDRAMFTPEGIPGERTFLQLAAAEDKDLDEAIAGYQEAFTWWRRPDLVSIAAVQGHAVGAGFQLALGCDLRVVAEDVQFAMKETSLGLVPDLAGTKPLTELVGFARALEICATGRWVGAEEAVATGLANIAVPAAELDEAARDLAAALLAAPRSAVTETKALLQGAAGRSYEEQRAAERAAQARRLRDLAGLGD; encoded by the coding sequence ATGACCGCGCCCGCAGCCCACCCCGACTCGCAGCAGTGGGAAGAGGACGGCGTCCGCCTGGAGCTCGACGGCGAGCTGGCTCTGGTGACGCTCTGTCACGCCAAACGGCGTAACGCCCAGAGCCCCGCGATGTGGCGGGCACTCGCCGCGGTCGGCCGGAGCCTGCCCGGCACCGTTCGGGTGGTGCTGCTGCGCGCCGAGGGGGTCTCCTTCTCCGCCGGGCTCGACCGGGCGATGTTCACCCCCGAGGGGATCCCCGGCGAGCGCACCTTCCTCCAGCTGGCCGCCGCGGAGGACAAGGACCTGGACGAGGCCATCGCCGGCTACCAGGAGGCCTTCACCTGGTGGCGCCGCCCCGACCTGGTCAGCATCGCCGCCGTCCAGGGCCACGCCGTCGGCGCCGGCTTCCAGCTCGCCCTCGGCTGCGACCTCCGGGTGGTCGCCGAGGACGTCCAGTTCGCCATGAAGGAGACCTCGCTCGGCCTCGTCCCCGACCTGGCCGGTACCAAGCCGCTCACCGAACTCGTCGGCTTCGCACGGGCGTTGGAGATCTGCGCGACCGGCCGCTGGGTGGGTGCGGAGGAGGCCGTGGCCACCGGCCTGGCGAACATCGCGGTGCCGGCCGCCGAGCTGGACGAGGCCGCCCGGGATCTGGCCGCGGCCCTGCTCGCCGCCCCGCGCAGCGCGGTGACCGAGACCAAGGCGCTGCTCCAGGGCGCCGCCGGCCGCTCGTACGAGGAGCAGCGGGCCGCCGAGCGGGCGGCCCAGGCCCGTCGGCTGCGCGACCTGGCCGGCCTCGGCGACTGA